A single genomic interval of Malania oleifera isolate guangnan ecotype guangnan chromosome 13, ASM2987363v1, whole genome shotgun sequence harbors:
- the LOC131145472 gene encoding protein phosphatase inhibitor 2 has translation MKGRVRWDEANLGEIEATKPVRQKITEPKTPFRRMVDDDESLSPVRVNFDDYIGDVKHAEAIRSALNDVASSSRMNHRGSGWTSSDDEADAMEQDDEDSGSDRGSLSFREHRRAHYDEFRKVKELRRKGSFLDEGTNEDDNDGKERRGRSESSSSLSAGVRDIDIEEASETLPHHPPAPPA, from the exons ATGAA GGGGCGAGTAAGATGGGATGAGGCTAATCTGGGAGAGATTGAGGCAACCAAACCTGTAAGGCAGAAAATAACTGAACCAAAGACACCTTTTCGCCGCATGGTTGATGATGATG AATCTTTGTCTCCTGTACGGGTTAATTTTGATGATTACATTGGAGATGTGAAGCATGCAGAAGCAATACGATCTGCTTTGAATGATGTGGCATCTTCAAGTAGAATGAACCACAGGGGATCTGGTTGGACATCATCAGATGATGAGGCAGATGCTATGGAGCAAGATGATGAAG ATTCTGGATCAGATAGGGGTAGCTTGAGTTTTAGGGAGCACAGGCGAGCACACTATGATGAGTTCCGGAAAGTGAAAGAACTCCGGCGAAAGGGTTCGTTTCTTGATGAAGGAACCAACGAGGATGACAATGATGGGAAGGAAAGAAGAGGTAGATCCGAATCATCCTCGTCGTTGAGTGCAGGTGTGCGAGATATTGACATTGAGGAGGCCAGTGAAACTTTGCCTCATCATCCTCCTGCACCTCCTGCTTGA
- the LOC131145473 gene encoding uncharacterized protein LOC131145473: MANHTTAMPTLASQICNQISSVFTSAAAAANPPVLDLIVGEINATVTTHKGKVFLYGVGREGLMLRALCMRLAHLGLPTHMIFDMTTPPISAADLLIASAGPGGFSTVDALCGVARSHGARVLLLTAQPETGSCVKYATAVAHLPAQTMADDGAGEGGTQPAVLPMGSVYEGAMFVLFEMVVYRLGEVFGESPEAVRSRHTNLE; encoded by the coding sequence ATGGCCAACCATACTACCGCCATGCCCACGCTAGCCTCCCAAATCTGCAACCAGATCTCCTCCGTCTTCACCTCCGCCGCAGCCGCCGCCAATCCGCCCGTCCTCGACCTCATCGTCGGCGAAATCAACGCCACCGTCACCACCCACAAGGGCAAGGTCTTCCTCTACGGCGTCGGCCGGGAGGGCCTCATGCTCAGGGCCCTCTGCATGCGCCTCGCGCACCTTGGCCTCCCTACCCACATGATCTTCGACATGACCACGCCACCCATATCCGCCGCCGACCTCCTCATCGCCTCCGCCGGCCCTGGCGGATTCTCCACCGTCGACGCCCTCTGCGGCGTGGCCAGGTCGCACGGCGCGCGCGTGCTGCTGCTTACCGCCCAGCCGGAGACGGGATCGTGCGTGAAGTACGCCACCGCGGTGGCTCACCTACCTGCGCAGACGATGGCGGACGACGGAGCAGGCGAGGGAGGAACTCAGCCGGCGGTGCTGCCGATGGGGAGCGTGTACGAAGGAGCCATGTTCGTGCTGTTTGAGATGGTGGTGTACAGACTGGGTGAGGTTTTTGGGGAGAGCCCCGAAGCCGTCCGATCTCGCCACACCAATCTGGAATAA